A stretch of DNA from Nitrospira sp. KM1:
TGTCTTTCATGTATTGCTTTAGTAGTGTCCAGTTAACTCCAGGTGGAAAGTAAAAAGATCTGTCCATTCAGGCCGTCGCTAAGCTGATGGCCCGGACAGCCTTTTTGTACGTCTGGCGCCGAGTGCGATTTCAAGAGCAGTTTCGAGCCGGATGACGCGGCCGGTGAGATCTTCGATATGAAGCTGCTGTTTGGCGACGGTCTCGGTGAGTTGCTCGATTTTGTCGGCCAGCTTGATGGTTCTGGCAAATGCATCCCAGACCCGTTCCATGAGACCCATGCTCAGCGCTTCCTTCGAGATTTTTCGAGAGCTTGGATACGCGTTTCCGATTCCGCAACCAGCGCTAATGTCTTATCGATGGCTTGAATCGCCCTTTGAACTGCTCGCGTCACCTGTTTGGCGAATTGCTCCGACATGGCTGCATCTTCCGCGGGAGAAAATCGCTCACCTCCTTGGCGAAGCAGCTCGCCCATGGTCAAGTTGGCGGCTTTGGCTTTGCGGGCAAGACGGCGCTTTTGCGCCGGACTCATCAGAACGGGGACTTGGACACTGGGCTGGTTCATAAAGAGAAATCTTTGACGATATACATAAGATGTATCTCAAATTATGTACATGGCGTCGAGCAGGCGTTCCGCCTGCTAGCCCAATTCTCCCAGTCTCGATTGAACGATGCTCAGAGCTGCAATTGCCGCGGTTTCGGCCCGGAGAACCCTCGAGCCGAGAGTGATCAGCCTGTACCCTCGCTCTTGCATGAGCTTTGGTTCTTCATCGTCCCATCCACCTTCAGGTCCGATCAACAGCATGACTGTCTGATCCGATCCGCTCGGGAGCGGCACTGACGTGAGAGACGATTCGGACGACCGTTCGACCAGCATGAGTTTCTGGGCGGAAGGTAGCGCTGCTTCCGCCTTGGACAGATCGGTCGGCGCGGCGATCGTTGGAACGGTCCACCGTTCGGACTGTTGCGCGGCTTCGAGCGCGATTCGTCGCCATCTTTCCAGCTGATGTTCGATTCGGTCCGGCTGAATTTTGACGACGGCATGTTTTGCCCGAATAGGAATGATGGAGTCCACGCCCAGCTCGGTGGCTTTTTGGATAACCCACTCCATTTTGTCCCCTTTGAGGAGGGCTTGGACCAAGACAAGTGATGGACTGGTTCGAACTGGTGTCGCGATCGTTTCGACGATCCGGCTTTCGAGGCCTTGCGCGCCGATGCCGGTCACTCTGGTTCGGTAGCGCCCGCGGCGGTCATCCGTAATCAGCAGATCGTCTCCGACTTTAAGCCGCAGGACATCGCGCACGTGATGGAGCAGGGGGCCGGAAATTCGAACGAGCGGATGAGCGACTGCAGTGGATGTCACGAAAAAGGTGGGCATAGAAACCGACCGAAGGAGAGGTATGAATAACGACTTCCGGCTTATTCGAAGAACGTCTTCATTTTATCGAAGAAGCCGTCGCCGTCGGCCTCCATCGACATCCCGCTTTCTTTGGCAAATTCAGTAAGCAGTTCCTTTTGACGGGCGGTCAGCTTGGTGGGGATTTGAATCTTCATGGTATAGACTTGATCCCCGGTTGATTTGTCCTTCAGGCTCGGGATGCCCAGACCCTTCAGGCGCAGGATCTTGTCGTGCTGTGTCCCCGCAGGAACTTTGATGACCGTCGTCCCCTTTAAGGTCGGAACTTCGATTTTTCCACCGAGCGCTGCGGTAAGAAAGCTGATTGGAACATCGCAGAGGATGTCGGAACCCTTGCGCTGGAACACTTGGTGCGCCTTGACGGAAATCGCCACATAGAGGTCGCCGGGAGGTCCCCCGTTGACCCCATGCTCTCCCTCGTTGGAAAGCCGCAGCCGCATGCCGGTCTCGATTCCTGCCGGAATATGCACCGCGATCGTCCGTTCCCGATAGATGCGTTGTCGTCCTTGGCATACCGGACAGGGTTCGGTGATGATCTTACCGGCCCCCTCGCATTGACCGCAGGGCCTGCTCACGCTAAAAAACCCCTGTTGGAGTCTGATCTGTCCGGCCCCTTTGCAACTCGGACAGGTCTTGAGCGAGGAACCGGCCTTGGCTCCCGTGCCCTTGCAGTCAAGACAGGATTCCCACCGGGGAATTTTCAGCTTGGCTTCTTTGCCGTATACGGATTCTTCAAATGTGATCTCGAGATTGTATTGCAGGTCGTTGCCGCGTTCCGCACGTGTTCCTCCGCGTTGGCCGCCGAAGAAATCCTCGAAGATGTCGTTGAACACATCTCCGAATCCGCCGCCACGGCCGAAGTCAAATCCTTCGAAACCGGCACCGCCTTGCGAGCCGGCATGGCCGAACATGTCGTAGCGTTTCCGCTTCTCCTGGTCGCTGAGGTGCTCGTACGCTTCGTTGATCTCTTTGAATTTTTCTTCCGACTGCTTTTTTTGCTGTTCGCCGGTATGGAGGTCGGGATGATACTGGCGGGCGAGCTTCCGGTAAGCCTTTTTGACGTCGTCGTCTGAAGCGGTTCGATCGACTCCTAGCGTTTCGTAATAATCCCGTTTGGACACAAGTATCGTCGCTCCGTGAATGATCGCAGAAAGACCGAGTCTTGTTCGATCACAAGACTCGGTCTTATGCCGCGTATTGTATCTTATTTCTTATCTTTGTCTACTTCCTCGAACTCGGCATCGACGACTTTTTCGTCGGTCTTCGCGCCATTCGAGCTGGTGCCATCCGATTGGTCGCCGCTCGGTGCAGCCGACGCCGATGCCTTCTTGTACATTTCTTCAGCCAGCTTGTGAGAGGCGGTCGTCAAGGTTTGGGTTGCCGCTTCAATCGCATCCGGATCGGTCCCCTCCATGGCCTTCTTCAAATTCGCCACGGCCTCTTCGATTTTGGTCTTTTCCTCCGGCGCGATCTTGTCACCGTGCTCCTTGATGTTTTTTTCCGTCTGATAGATCAGACTGTCGGCCTGGTTCTTGGCTTCCGCTGCCTTGCGACGCTTTTTGTCGTCTTCCGTGTGTGATTGGGCATCCTTGACGAGCTGTTCGACTTCTTCCTTGCTCAGACCGCTCGATGCGGTAATTTTGATCGATTGCTCTTTCTGCGTCGCCAGATCCTTGGCCGACACATGCACGATTCCGTTCGCATCGATATCAAAGGTGACTTCGACCTGAGGCATGCCTCGAGGAGCAGGGGGAATACCCACGAGATCGAACTGGCCCAGCAACTTGTTATCGTTGGCCATTTCACGTTCACCTTGGAACACCCGGATGGTCACAGCGGTCTGGTTATCCGCCGCCGTCGAAAATACCTGACTCTTCTTGGTCGGAACCGTTGTATTCCGCTCGATCAGCTTGGTGAACACTCCGCCCAAGGTTTCGATACCCAGCGAAAGCGGAGTGACGTCCAGGAGCAGCACGTCTTTGACGTCGCCTTTGAGCACTCCTCCCTGGATTCCCGCCCCAATGGCGACGACCTCATCCGGATTGACCCCTCGATGCGGTTCTTTTCCGAAAAAGTCCTTTACAACCTGAATCACTTTGGGCATGCGGGTCATACCGCCGACGAGAACCACTTCGTTGATGTCCCGGGACGATACCCCGGCATCGGCCAGTGCTTTTTTACACGGTTCAATCGTCCGTTGGATCAGATCGTCCACCAACTGTTCGAGCTTGGCACGGGTCAGCTTGATCACCATATGCTTCGGACCGCTGGAATCGGCCGTGATGAACGGAAGATTAATCTCGGTCTCCTGAGAAGAAGACAACTCGATTTTGGCCCGCTCCGCAGCTTCTTTTAACCGCTGAAGCGCCATGCGGTCCTTGCGCAGATCGATGCCCTGATCCTTTTTGAACTCGTCGACCAGCCAATCCATGACACGAAGGTCGAAGTCGTCGCCGCCGAGATAGGTGTCGCCATTTGTCGATTTGACTTCGAAGACTCCCTCGCCGATCTCGAGGACCGATACGTCGAAGGTCCCTCCGCCCAAATCGTACACCGCGATCCGCTCGTCTTTTTTCTTGTCCAAACCATAGGCCAGGGAGGCGGCGGTCGGTTCGTTAATGATCCGGAGAACGTTCAGTCCGGCGATCTGGCCGGCGTCCTTTGTCGCTTGCCGCTGGCTATCATCGAAATACGCCGGCACTGTGACGACGGCCTCGGAAATCTTTTCGCCGAGATAGTCTTCCGCCGTTTGGCGCATTTTCTGAAGAATCATCGCGGAGATTTCCGGGGGACTATATCGTTTCCCGCGCAACTCCACATGCGCGTCTCCATTGTCGGCTTCGACCACTTTGTAGGGAAGCCGCTTGAGCGCTTCCTGGACTTCTTTGCTGCGGAACTTCCTGCCCATGAGTCGCTTGACTGAAAAAATCGTGTTTTCAGGATTCGTGATGGCCTGACGTTTGGCAATTTGTCCGACCAACCGCTCGGATTTATCCGTGATGGCCACCACAGAAGGCGTGGTGCGGCTGCCTTCCGCGTTTGCAATGACGACGGGGTCGCCGCCGCTCATAATGGCAACACAGGAATTCGTCGTTCCCAAGTCGATGCCGATTACTTTACCCATGGTATGTGTGCTCCTTCCTCAATGCTTGTCGTTTTCAGTATCGTAGATATGCATCTTTACGATGCGGTGTTCGCTCCGCCCGTCGATACGCTGACCATCGCCGCCCGAAGGATACGATCATGCAGACGATACCCTCGCTGAAACTCTTCGACGACGTGGTGCTCGGGGACGTGACTGGACGGAACCGAGGTCACAGCCTGATGGCCTGAAGGATCGAATTCCTGTCCGACAGTAGGTATGGGCTGTACTCCGAATTTCTGCAGCACAGCGGACAGTTGCTTCAATGTCAGCTCAACCCCTTGTGTCAACGAATCCTTGCTTCCGGATTCATTTGCAGCCTTGATGGCACGCTCCAGATTGTCGACAACCGGCAACAACTCTTTAATAATCTGTTCGTTTCCGAATCGAACCTGATCACGCTGATCCCGTTGAGCTAATCGCTTGTAGTTATCAAACTCCGCTGCGAGCCTCAAATATTTATC
This window harbors:
- the dnaJ gene encoding molecular chaperone DnaJ, whose product is MSKRDYYETLGVDRTASDDDVKKAYRKLARQYHPDLHTGEQQKKQSEEKFKEINEAYEHLSDQEKRKRYDMFGHAGSQGGAGFEGFDFGRGGGFGDVFNDIFEDFFGGQRGGTRAERGNDLQYNLEITFEESVYGKEAKLKIPRWESCLDCKGTGAKAGSSLKTCPSCKGAGQIRLQQGFFSVSRPCGQCEGAGKIITEPCPVCQGRQRIYRERTIAVHIPAGIETGMRLRLSNEGEHGVNGGPPGDLYVAISVKAHQVFQRKGSDILCDVPISFLTAALGGKIEVPTLKGTTVIKVPAGTQHDKILRLKGLGIPSLKDKSTGDQVYTMKIQIPTKLTARQKELLTEFAKESGMSMEADGDGFFDKMKTFFE
- the grpE gene encoding nucleotide exchange factor GrpE, which codes for MTEEKDNANIIDELGDNQESNNASGELGNLPTCNPDELKILNDKYLRLAAEFDNYKRLAQRDQRDQVRFGNEQIIKELLPVVDNLERAIKAANESGSKDSLTQGVELTLKQLSAVLQKFGVQPIPTVGQEFDPSGHQAVTSVPSSHVPEHHVVEEFQRGYRLHDRILRAAMVSVSTGGANTAS
- a CDS encoding 16S rRNA (uracil(1498)-N(3))-methyltransferase, with product MPTFFVTSTAVAHPLVRISGPLLHHVRDVLRLKVGDDLLITDDRRGRYRTRVTGIGAQGLESRIVETIATPVRTSPSLVLVQALLKGDKMEWVIQKATELGVDSIIPIRAKHAVVKIQPDRIEHQLERWRRIALEAAQQSERWTVPTIAAPTDLSKAEAALPSAQKLMLVERSSESSLTSVPLPSGSDQTVMLLIGPEGGWDDEEPKLMQERGYRLITLGSRVLRAETAAIAALSIVQSRLGELG
- the dnaK gene encoding molecular chaperone DnaK; amino-acid sequence: MGKVIGIDLGTTNSCVAIMSGGDPVVIANAEGSRTTPSVVAITDKSERLVGQIAKRQAITNPENTIFSVKRLMGRKFRSKEVQEALKRLPYKVVEADNGDAHVELRGKRYSPPEISAMILQKMRQTAEDYLGEKISEAVVTVPAYFDDSQRQATKDAGQIAGLNVLRIINEPTAASLAYGLDKKKDERIAVYDLGGGTFDVSVLEIGEGVFEVKSTNGDTYLGGDDFDLRVMDWLVDEFKKDQGIDLRKDRMALQRLKEAAERAKIELSSSQETEINLPFITADSSGPKHMVIKLTRAKLEQLVDDLIQRTIEPCKKALADAGVSSRDINEVVLVGGMTRMPKVIQVVKDFFGKEPHRGVNPDEVVAIGAGIQGGVLKGDVKDVLLLDVTPLSLGIETLGGVFTKLIERNTTVPTKKSQVFSTAADNQTAVTIRVFQGEREMANDNKLLGQFDLVGIPPAPRGMPQVEVTFDIDANGIVHVSAKDLATQKEQSIKITASSGLSKEEVEQLVKDAQSHTEDDKKRRKAAEAKNQADSLIYQTEKNIKEHGDKIAPEEKTKIEEAVANLKKAMEGTDPDAIEAATQTLTTASHKLAEEMYKKASASAAPSGDQSDGTSSNGAKTDEKVVDAEFEEVDKDKK